CTATTATTAGGCGCTGCGCCAGTGGCGGCGCCTTACTACAGGGGACGTAGATGGCCAATATCAGCAGGCGGCGCACGGGTGAATTGACCCGGGCGCTGTTCCAGATCCTCAAGGCCCAGCCGGAAGGCATGCGCGCGGCCGATGCGCTGGCCGCGCTGGAGAAGCAGGTCGTGTTGACCGAGTACGAGGCGGGCGACTACGAAACTGGCGGCCGTCGCTTCGAGAAGATCGTGCGCTTCAGCACGGTCGCGCCGGTCAAGGCCGGCTGGCTGGTCAAAGACAAAGGCATCTGGACCCTCACGCCCGAGGGTGAAGCGGCCCTGGAGGCCTACCCGGATCCGGAGCAGTTCATCCGTGCGGTGGGGCAGCTGTACAAGAAGTGGAAGAGCACCCAGCCCGTCGTCGACGAAGTGGATGACCCCGAAGGCGAACTCACCGAGGAATCGGCCAGCATCACGCTGGAAGAAGCCGAGGAGATGGCCTGGGCCGAGATCGAAGCCTATCTGGCCGCGATGCCGCCCTATGATTTCCAGGAGCTTGTGGCCTCGCTGCTGCGCGCAATGGGCTACCACGTCGCCTGGGTCGCACCACCCGGCAAAGACGGCGGCAT
The window above is part of the Pseudoxanthomonas sp. X-1 genome. Proteins encoded here:
- a CDS encoding restriction endonuclease, translated to MANISRRRTGELTRALFQILKAQPEGMRAADALAALEKQVVLTEYEAGDYETGGRRFEKIVRFSTVAPVKAGWLVKDKGIWTLTPEGEAALEAYPDPEQFIRAVGQLYKKWKSTQPVVDEVDDPEGELTEESASITLEEAEEMAWAEIEAYLAAMPPYDFQELVASLLRAMGYHVAWVAPPGKDGGIDIIAYNDPLGTRPPRIKVQVKRNANSPRIDVTGLRSFMAVLGEGDVGLYVALSGFTKDADYEARQSHRRINLIDARNLVELWTAHYAQLSDTARTQLPLKPVWFLAADS